A part of Actinoallomurus bryophytorum genomic DNA contains:
- a CDS encoding LysE family translocator — translation MPELLLPFLGVVAILTITPGPDTLLVVRNGLSAGVRGAWLTGLGCCLGISVHATAAVLGLSAILAASATAYTVVKLAGAAYLAYLGVRLLISTIMSGEEPTPERMPQVAVRGNGAAFRQGLVTNLLNPKIALLFLTLLPQFVASDEPRLRTTAMLAAIFLGIAVLWWRTFSLAIGPISRVLRGRRSRRLLDGVAGCALIAISARVAFESNR, via the coding sequence GTGCCTGAACTGCTACTCCCCTTCCTCGGCGTGGTCGCGATCCTCACCATCACGCCGGGGCCCGACACGCTGCTGGTCGTACGCAACGGACTCAGCGCGGGCGTCCGCGGCGCCTGGCTCACCGGCCTGGGCTGCTGCCTGGGCATCTCGGTGCACGCCACGGCCGCCGTACTCGGCCTGTCCGCGATCCTGGCGGCCTCGGCGACGGCGTACACGGTGGTGAAGCTGGCCGGCGCGGCCTACCTCGCGTATCTCGGCGTACGCCTGCTGATCTCGACGATCATGTCCGGCGAGGAGCCCACGCCCGAGCGGATGCCCCAGGTGGCGGTACGCGGCAACGGCGCGGCGTTCCGGCAGGGGCTCGTGACCAACCTGCTCAACCCGAAGATCGCACTGCTGTTCCTCACCCTGCTGCCGCAGTTCGTCGCGTCCGACGAGCCGCGGCTACGCACCACGGCCATGCTCGCCGCGATCTTTCTCGGCATCGCCGTGCTGTGGTGGCGGACGTTCTCGCTGGCCATCGGCCCGATCTCGCGCGTCCTGCGCGGACGCCGCTCCAGGCGCCTCCTCGACGGCGTCGCCGGCTGCGCCCTGATCGCCATCAGCGCCCGCGTGGCCTTCGAGAGCAACCGCTAG
- a CDS encoding class II aldolase/adducin family protein: MADEEFLAKLPPQELIFKLPPSFDDVEQERRHRKERLTAALRIFGKLGFEEGVAGHITARDPELPDHFWVNPFGMSFKHIRVSDLILVDHEGKVVEGRYPVNEAAFAIHSQVHRARPDVVAAAHSHSVHGRAICALGATLEPITQDVCAFYEDHALFDDYTGVVTDLEEGRRIAATLGSHKAVILRNHGLLTVGDTVDAAAWWFITMERSCQVQLLAKAAGRVVHISQENAKLTHEQIGNDLVGWINYQPLHDQIVREQPDLFE; the protein is encoded by the coding sequence ATGGCCGACGAGGAGTTCCTCGCGAAACTGCCTCCCCAGGAGCTGATCTTCAAGCTGCCTCCCTCGTTCGACGACGTCGAACAGGAGCGGCGGCACCGCAAGGAGCGGCTGACGGCCGCCCTGCGCATCTTCGGCAAGCTCGGCTTCGAGGAGGGCGTCGCCGGTCACATCACCGCGCGCGACCCGGAGCTGCCCGACCACTTCTGGGTCAACCCCTTCGGAATGTCGTTCAAGCACATCCGGGTGAGCGACCTGATTCTGGTCGACCACGAGGGGAAGGTCGTCGAGGGCCGCTACCCGGTCAACGAGGCCGCCTTCGCGATCCACTCACAGGTCCACCGGGCACGGCCGGACGTCGTGGCCGCCGCGCACAGCCACTCCGTGCACGGCCGGGCCATCTGCGCGCTCGGCGCGACGCTGGAGCCGATCACGCAGGACGTCTGCGCCTTCTATGAGGACCACGCCCTGTTCGACGACTACACCGGCGTCGTCACCGACCTGGAGGAGGGCAGGCGCATCGCCGCCACGCTCGGCTCCCACAAGGCCGTGATCCTGCGCAACCACGGCCTGCTCACGGTCGGCGACACCGTCGACGCCGCGGCCTGGTGGTTCATCACGATGGAGCGCTCCTGCCAGGTGCAGCTGCTCGCCAAGGCGGCCGGGCGGGTGGTGCACATCTCCCAGGAGAACGCCAAGCTCACCCACGAGCAGATCGGCAACGACCTCGTCGGCTGGATCAACTACCAGCCGCTGCACGACCAGATCGTGCGCGAGCAGCCCGACCTGTTCGAGTGA
- a CDS encoding LLM class flavin-dependent oxidoreductase translates to MILWPIGSWSETREQWLAAEELGFDVAWVYDHVAWRGITPWRDAYATLAAAAVETSRIRIGTLVTSPNFRHPLPTAHAVRAIDDLSGGRLDLGIGAGGTRRASDAGILDDVEWPLAERADRFAEWVELMDLLLRGPRTTFDGRFWSVYDALTEPGCVQRPRVPFAIAGAGPRGMRLAAKYADTWITMGSLRPGVPCFDAVRAQLPRLDEACAAEGRTVRRLLRTGDPDEPWMDSIESYRDLAGRYAELGITDLALHWPHERSPFASDLKVLEQIAAEPAGS, encoded by the coding sequence GTGATCCTTTGGCCCATCGGCTCCTGGAGTGAGACGAGGGAGCAGTGGCTAGCGGCGGAGGAGCTCGGCTTCGACGTCGCCTGGGTCTATGACCATGTGGCCTGGCGCGGCATCACGCCGTGGCGGGACGCGTACGCGACGCTGGCCGCCGCGGCGGTGGAGACCTCACGTATCCGCATCGGGACACTGGTCACCTCGCCCAACTTCCGCCATCCGCTGCCGACCGCGCACGCGGTCAGGGCGATCGACGATCTCAGCGGCGGGCGGCTGGACCTCGGCATCGGCGCGGGCGGCACAAGGCGGGCCTCGGACGCCGGGATCCTCGACGACGTCGAGTGGCCGCTGGCCGAGCGCGCCGACCGGTTCGCCGAGTGGGTCGAGCTCATGGACCTGCTGCTCCGCGGGCCACGCACGACCTTCGACGGGCGGTTCTGGTCGGTCTACGACGCGCTGACCGAGCCCGGCTGCGTGCAGCGCCCACGCGTGCCGTTCGCGATCGCGGGCGCGGGACCGCGGGGGATGCGCCTGGCCGCGAAGTACGCCGACACCTGGATCACGATGGGCTCCCTCCGGCCCGGCGTGCCGTGCTTCGACGCCGTACGCGCCCAGCTGCCCCGGCTCGACGAGGCGTGCGCGGCCGAGGGCCGCACGGTCCGCAGGCTGCTGCGCACCGGAGACCCGGACGAGCCCTGGATGGACTCGATCGAGTCCTACCGCGATCTGGCCGGGCGCTACGCCGAGCTCGGCATCACCGACCTCGCGCTGCACTGGCCGCACGAGAGAAGCCCGTTCGCGAGCGATCTCAAGGTCCTGGAGCAGATCGCCGCCGAGCCCGCCGGCTCCTAG